The Bradyrhizobium sp. CCGB01 genome segment AGCTTCGAATGCCGGGGCCGTAACCGCGTCGTGGGGGCGATGCTGTCCGAGCACGGCAAGGCCAACGCGCTCGACGTCCGCGCCGTCAAGCTCACCAACGGGCAGTCGATCGGCCTGACCGACCGCAGCCTGTCGCGCGATGTGCGCGAGCGCGTGCTGCATTCGGTCTGCGCGCGCTTCTCCACCGTGCTTGGCCCGGGCTCGGACTGGTATCACGAGGACCACATCCATCTCGACCTGGCGCAGCGGCGCAACGACTACCGGATCTGCCAGTGGAATGTCTGGGATCCCCTGCCGCAGGTCGCTCCGCTGCTGCCGGCGGAGCGGCCCGAGGAGGCGCCGCCGCGCGAGGTCGCGGCCAAATCCGAGGCCAAGCCCGAGGCGAAGGACGGGGCTGATGACGAGGCGGCGCAGAACCCCCCTGCGCCTGCGGACAAACCGGCGGCCGACCGCAAGAAAGCCCAGCCGCACAAGCCGGCAACGAAAAAGCGCCGGTAAAACCGGCGCTTTTGAATGTCTGAGATCAGGAGCTGATCAGTAGCTGCCCGCCTGGCCCATTTGGCCGCCGCCGAGCGCAAGGCGCGAATTGTAGGGCGAGTCGCCGTGCTTCGGCTCGAGCACCACGACGATGGTGCCGACCTTCACGCGATCATAGAGATCGATCGCGTCTTCGTTGGTCAGGCGGATGCAGCCTGACGAGATCGAGGCGCCGATATATTCCGGCTGATTGGTGCCGTGGATGCGGAACAACGTGTCCTTCCCGCCGGAATAAAGGTAGATCGCGCGAGAGCCCATCGGATTGTCCGGGCCGGGCGCAACATAGGTCGGCACGCCCAGGCGCGAAATTTCGCCCGGGGTCGGATGCCAGGCCGGCCACTCGGTCTTGCTGCCCACCTTGGCGATGCCAGACCAGGCCATCGCCTCTTCGCCAACGGTGATGCCGTAACGGATCGCCTTGCCGCCATCCTGCACGTAATAGAGATAGTGGTTGTCGGAATCGACCACTATCGAGCCCGGCGATTCCTTACGGTGGTAATCGACGATGGCGCGGCGGAACGGCTCGGCGACCGGGGTGTTCTCATACCGGACCTTGGCGAGGAGTTCCTTGTCCTTCGGCTTGAAGGCCTTGGTGTCGGTCGCCTCAAAATGTGTGGCCTGCATGCAGCCCGACAGCATCAGGCCAGCGGCCAAAATACCCAGCTTAACTTTCAGCGACGACATGATTTGGTTCCAATCGACAACAACATGCTTTCGTGGGGCTTGAGCGAGCCCAAACCACGACTCCGTTGGGTCCTATTATCGTTGAAATCTGCCACAATTCCAGCGCTTCGGACCTTTTCCCGCGCTGCGAGACCCGAGCTGTGGCTTTTTTGCCGCAAGTTTTGCAGCTTTGGGCTGATTTTTGGGCGTGGGATGCCGAACTGTCGATTCCGGGCCACGGTGCCGCCACAAATGCAAACGCTCCGTTAATGTGCTTGTCATCATGAACTTGTCAGAATCGCGCTAAGGGCTGTCAGTCTGTCGCAGGCCCCTGCTGGAGTTGTGCATGTTTTCTGTGTTCGTTCCCTCCGACTCCACTCTCAAGAAGGCCGTCGTCGAGGACCTCGCGGCGGTTCCGGAGCACGCGGTGTGGATCGATCTGGTCAACCCGACCGCGGCGGAGGACAAGGCGGTGGAGCGGCTCTCGGGCATCGCGATCCCGACCCGGGAGGACATGCAGGAGATCGAGATCTCCAGCCGCCTCTATATCGAGAACGGCGCGCGCTACATGACGGCGACGCTGATGTGCCACTCCGATACCGACATGCCCCGGACCACGGCCGTGACCTTCATTCTCGGCGACCACCGCCTCGTCACGGTGCGCTACGACCAGCCCAAGCCGTTTGCGCTGGTCGAGGCCAAGCTGGCCCGTTCCTGCACGCCTGCGATCACCGGCGAGATGGTGCTGATGGAACTCCTCGACGCCGTGATCGACCGCTGCGCCGACATCCTGGAGCGCTGCGGCGCCGAGATCGACCAGGTCAGCCACGACATCTTCGAGCCCGAGAGCGAGCGCCACGGCCACGCCAAGCAATATTCCCAGATCCTGATCTCGATCGGCCGCAAGGGCGACCTGACCTCGAAGGTTCGCGAAAGCCTGGTGTCGATCGGCCGCGTCGTCACCTTCCTGTCCGCGGTGGTGGAGGGCGTGAAATGGTCGAAGGACATGCGCGAGCAGCTCAAGACCATGCAGCGCGACGTGTCGTCATTGACCGACCACGCCTCCTATCTCTCCAGCAAGATCACCTTCGTGCTCGACGCCATGCTCGGCGTCGTCAATCTCGAGCAGAACAACATCATCAAGCTGTTTTCGGTCATGGCCGTTGTCCTGATGCCGCCGACGCTGATCGCCTCGATCTACGGCATGAACTTCAAGTCGATGCCGGAACTCGAATGGGTGCACGGCTATCCGATGGCGATCGTCATGATGCTGTTCGCCGCCATCGTTCCGTACTGGATCTTCAAGTGGAAGAAGTGGCTTTAATACCTACCGATACCTTACGCCGGTCGTAGAGACATGGCGGTTGGTGTCGCAGAATAGAGCGGGATTGCGGCCGCGCCGTGATGTGTGCGCGCCGCCCCAATTCCTCCGGTAAAATTTGAGCAGTGGGCTGAACGTTTGCGCGAAACTTGTCTGCGATAAGCAGCATGTTAGCCGCGAGGAACAGCCATGGTTGAAAAACACATAACGACGCCCCGCAACGTCATCGATCTGGCGAGTTATCGTCAGGTCCTGGCGAGCGGCAAGGCGCCGTCGTTGTCGGCACGGATGTGCCGGCACTGTGGTGCTCCGCTGCTCGATGGCGAGAACGACGACGACTGCTCGACTGCGTTGAACGTTGCCGCTCCAAGTGCTGCAGCTTCAAGTCTGCGCAAACGGTCGCGTCGGATTCGAGTCGATTGAGGACCGGAAGGAAGGGCGGGCGATCCAGGTCTTGCGGCGGCGTTGTCTGGATCGCCTTGCTTTCTGCCATTAGACGATTCAGCTAGCGCTTCACGATCTGTGCCGTCGAGACGATGGTCTCGGCGATGGCACTGTTGCGGCTGAACGAAGCCAGATGCCCCTCGACATCGCGCAGCATCGCCTCGACATTGTCGCCCAATGCATCCGGCGAAGACGACGAGTAGGTGAGTGTGCGCTGTGCGAGGTCCTGCACGCTGACCATGTGGCTTGTCTCGACCGTGGCGAGTTCTGTGGGCTGAAAGGGGCTGCCGCGAAAGAATGCGGGAAGGTCGCGATGGGTCCGCGTGCCCTTGCCGGCCTCTTCCCAGAGCTTGGCCGGCGACCAGCGGCGGCGGATTTCATTGTAGCCGTCGAGCCATGGGTTGCGGCCGTCGGTGGCCGAGAACGAGGCGCAGACCAGGATCGCGCCGCCGTGCGCGACCAGCCGGTCGAGCAACGCAAGCGTCGCCTCGCGATCCATCCAGTGCAGGGCGCGCCCGATCGTCACGACGTCGAAGGTGCCGATGTCAGGAGCGAGCGTCTCGGCCTTGCCCTCGATCAGCGTGAGTGCTTGGCCAGCGGATGCAGCGGCGGCTCGCGCGGCGTCGAGCATGGCGGGCTCAGGGTCGACGCCGACGACGCGGCCGACATATCCGGCGAAGCCCAGTGCCAGCAATCCGGGGCCGGTGCCGAGGTCGATCAGAGTGTGGTGCGCGGACAGCCCGAGCTTTTGCGCGACGCTGCGAAAGAACTCGCTCGGGTAGGGCGGCCGCAAATGCTCGTAAAGTGAGGCTGTGCTCGCGAACCGGCCCATGCATCGCCCTGCGTGCTTTGCCTACACGTGCTGGCCGCCGTTGATGTGGATCTCGGCGCCGTTGACGTAGGAACTGGTGTCCGTGCACAGCACGTAGATGATCTTGGCGACCTCGTCGGGCGTGCCGAGGCGGTGCATCGGGATCTGCTGGTCGACGATCTTCTCGGTGCCCGGCGACAGGATCGAGGTGTCGATCTCGCCGGGCGCGATGGCGTTGACGCGGACGCCGACGCGGCCGAAGTCGGAGGCCATCTCGCGCGTCAGCGCGGCGAGCGCGGCCTTCGAGGTGGCGTAGGCGGCGCCCGCGAAGGGATGCACGCGCGAGCCCGCGATCGAGGTGACGTTCACGACCGAGCCCTTGGCCGTCTTCAACTCCTCGATCAGCCCGCGTGCGATCATGATCGGTGCGAAGAAGTTGACGTGGAAGACGTGCGTCCAGGTGTCGAGGTCGGTGTCGACCGAGCCGAGCCGGGAGCCGCCGGCGCCCTTCGGCGAGATCGCGGCGTTGTTGACGAGGGCATGGAGCATGCCGCCTTCGAGGCGGTTGCGGATTTCGGAGATCGCGCGCGCGGTGTCCTCGGGATTGCCGAGGTCGACCTGGATGTGATCCTCGGGGCCTGCGTCCCACGGGCAGTCCTCGGGGAAGGGATGCCGCGAGCAGGTGATGACACGCCAGCCCGCCGACGAGAAGCGGATCACCGTGGCGTGGCCGATGCCGCGGCTGGCTCCGGTCAGGAGCAGCGTGCGGCGCGGCGCATTGGACGAATGCGGCATGGACATCTTTCAGGTCGGCCCAAAGCTGGCGATAAGGCTCAAGGATACATCCGCGTCTTGGACCATGGCTGGCCGGCCGCGTCACGGCGAAATTCGATGCGGTCGTGCAGGCGGAATGGGCGGTCGTGCCAGAACTCGATGCGCGAGGGCGTAATGCGCCAGCCGCTCCAGCCCGGCGGGCGTGGCACCTCGCCGATGACGTGTCTGGCCGCGACTTTGGCGATGGCCTGCTCGAAGGCGAAGCGGCTCTCCAGCTCCTGCGACTGCTTGCTGGCCCAGGCGCCGATCTGCGCCTGCTTGGGCCGGGTGGCGAAATACGCATCGGCCTCGGCGTCGGTTACCGGCGTCACGTTGCCGCGGATGCGGACCTGACGGCGCAGCGACTTCCAGTGAAAAAGTAACGCCGCCTTAGGATTTGCGGCGAGTTCGCGGCCCTTCTGGCTGGCGATGTGGCTGTAGAAGACGAAGCCCTCGGTATCGAAGCCCTTCATCAGCACCATGCGCACGTCAGGCAGCCCGTCCGCGTCGACGGTGGCGAGCGCCATGGCGTTCGGATCGTTCGGCTCGCTCTTGATCGCCTCGTTCAGCCAGGCCTCGAACAGCGCAAATGGCTCGTCGGCGGCGGTGAAATCACCGGATGTTAAGGGTGTCTGGTGTTTCATCGAGGTCGTGTCGGTCATGTCTGGAGTCCGAGTTGCGTCCCGCGGCCCAAAACGCGTTGTTGTCCGCTACCGCCCTATATAGGGCATGGGGGCGCGTTGGCCTATCGGCGATCCGGCCGTCCGGCTTTGTCATGACGATGATTTTGATCGGGCTCGGCTCCGGCGGTTGCAGCTTTTCCCGCAACGACACCCGCGCCTATGCCAAGGCCGACGACAGTGACCTGACCGGTTCGATTGCGCGGCCGGCGAAGGACGCCCCGCCGACCGACACCGATCTTGCCTTCGCCCGCAACGCCGCTTCCGACGTCCTCAGCAAGGGCGACAAGGATTCCAGCCAGCACTGGGAGAATCCGGAAACCGGAGCGCGCGGCTCGGTGACGCCGATCGCGCAGTCCTACGCCGCCGAGGACGGCCGCAAGTGCCGCGACTTCCTGGCGAGCTACGTCAATGGCAGCACGGAAAGCTGGCTCCAGGGCGCCGGCTGCCAAAGCAGCCGTGGCCGTTGGGAGATTCATACGCTAAAGCCGTGGCGGAGCTAGGAATCGGCTCCGCAGGCTAGTTGCAAAAATGCCACTCGCCTCCCACATGATGTGCAGGTGGGGCGGGGAGCCCTTTGAACAATTCGATTTCTTGAAGGAGACGTGACGGATGCGCGACCCCTATGAGGTCTTGGGGGTGCCGCGGAGCGCCAACGCTGCCGCGATCAAGAGCGCCTATCGCAAGCTTGCCAAGAAGCACCATCCCGACAGCAACAAGGATGACCCGAAGGCCGCCGAGCGCTTCTCCGAGATCAATTCGGCGAACGAGATCATCGGCGACGAGGACAAGCGCAAGCAGTTCGACCGCGGCGAGATCGGCGCCGACGGCAAGCCGCGCTTCCAGGGGTTTCCGGGCGGCGGCGGGCCGCGCGGTCGCGCGGGTCCGGGCGGGTTCGAAAGCTATTCGTTCCGCAGCGGCGGCGCGGGCCCCGGTCAGGGCGGCGGTGCGTTCGAGGACATCCTCAACAGCATGTTCGGTGGCGGGGTGCGCGGTGCGCGGCCCGGGGCCGGCGGCGGTGCCCAGTTCGAATTCGACACCGGCGGGATCGGGCTCGATCTCGACGTCAACGTTGCCATGTCCGTCTCGCTGGAAGAGTCGGTCAAAGGGGGCGACAAGCGCGTCCGGCTGCCGAACGGCAAGGAGCTCAACGTCAAGGTTCCACCGGGCGTCACCGAGGGCCAGCAGATCCGGCTCAGGGGGCAGGGCGAAAGCGCCCAGGGCCATCCGCCGGGCGACCTGCTGATCACGATCAGCATCGCGCCGCACCCGTTCTTCAAGATCGAGGGCGCGGACTTGCGGATCGACCTGCCGGTCACGCTCTACGAGGCGGTGCTCGGCGGCAAGGTCCGCGTGCCGACCCTCGGCAATGCCGTCGAGCTGTCGGTCCCGAAAAACACCTCCAGCGGCCGGACCTTCCGCCTCAAGGGCAAGGGATTGCCAAAAGCTGGCGGAACCGGGGATCTCTTCGTCACGATCAGGATTATGCTACCGGACGGGAACGACGCCGAGCTTGAGGCATTGATGGAAAAGTGGCGGGACCAACACCCCTACAATCCACGTAGCGGGCTTGGCTAAAGCATGATCCGGACCCGGAGGCCGCGTTGGCGCAAAATGTGCAGCGGTTTTCCGGACAGGTCACGCGCCAACAAAATAGCTAGAGCGCGAGCCGTCGCGCTTTAGGGCGAGATCGCAGCTGAAGGGGGTATCTCCTAAGAGCCTTGAGCATCTCTGGACGGATGATGCTCATCACATGCCTTAGCGCTTCTCGGCTCATGTGGTTCGGCGTGTCGGCTGTCCGGCGGGGCAGCCGATAATAAGGTGCGGCCTCGAGAGGGGGACCAGCGCGGTACCAAAAACCCCAATCGAGGCCGCCCGCGTCGATCGGCGGATCGAACGCTGCTCATTTTCTCGTGATCATCCGGTGCGATAATGAGACGCACCCATGTCCTGATTCCAAATTTTCAATGTCGGAATCGAGGCACCGCGTTCAAGCGGTTGCTCAGCTGCCGTTTTTCTCTGCCTGGTCGTAGACTGCCTGCGCCACCTTGGTCAGGCGATCGCGGTCGCCGGCGCCGCTGACGACGTAGCCGACGCCGCGCTCGGCCCAGAACAGCGCCCCGTCCTTGTCCGTCTTGGCATAGCGCATCTGAGTCGCGCCGTTCTCGGTCTTGGCGGTGTAGATCGTGTACCGCTCGCCAGAGGCGCCCTCGTACATCAGGAATGACGCCGGACCGTTCGGCCCCGGCAACAGCCGGCCGCCGACGAGCTTCAGCCCGCTCGCCTCAAGGTTCGGCGCGAACACGGTCCAGCCGCAGCGCCTGGTCAGCCAGGCCTGGAGATGGTCGCGCTCATTGCCGGCGACCTCGACGGGGTGGCGGACCTCGACGACATAGAGGCGGTGGGCGTCGAGCGCGTCCGCCGTGAAGCTCTGGAACGTCGAGGGCGCGCTCGCGGCGCCGTGCGCCACCCAGCCTGCGGCGCCGCCGGCGACGAAAGCGACCAGCACAGCCGCGGCGGCGCCATAGAGCCATTGCCGGGGGCGCCGCTCCAGCCGTTCGAGCTCCAGCCGCGCCGGCACCGGCTCCTGGGCGACGGAATCGTAGCGGGCGTGCAGCATCTCGGCCATGGTCTGCCAGGACTGCACGCGCTCGGCATCCTCGGGGTGCGCGGCAAGCCAGGCCTCGACGTCGGCGCGGCGCTCGGCCGGCAGCTCGCCATCGACATAGGCGTGGAGTTCGTCTTCGGTCACTGCAATCTTGCGGTCGTTCATATCGGTCGTCTCTGGCTCTGCGGCCCAAAAAATCTTACGTGGTTCAACTGCGCTGCTTCCCGCTCCATGCAGGGGAAGCGACCCGCGCGATGCATCAACCCTGCCATCATTTCACCCGCTTGAGCGCCGGACGCTCACCTTCCAGCGACGCTTTAACGTGGGCACGGGCGCGCGCCAGGCGCGACATCACGGTGCCGATCGGTACGCCCTGGATGTCGGCGACCTCGCGGTAGCTCATGCCCTCCAGCATCACCAGCAGCAGCACCGAGCGCTGCTCCTCGACCAGCGTCGCCAGCGCCTTCGCGATGTCGCGCCCTTCGGCTTCGGTCCCGCTGGCATCCGGATTGTTCTCCGTCAGCTGCGTGAATTGCGGGCGCCTTGCCAGCGAGCGCCGCCGGTTCTTGTTGAGATTGGTCAGGATCGTATAGAGCCAGCTCCTGACGTCGCCTCCGAGGAACAGGCGCTCCGAGCGCAGCGCCCGCACCAACGTATCCTGCACCAGATCGTCGGCCGCATCCGCATCGCGCGTGAGCGCGCGGGCGTAGCGGCGCAACGCCGGGATCATGGCTTCCACACTCTGGCGAAACGCGCTCATGCCGTCTTTGATGTCCTGCCGTTCGGCGCAAGCGCCACAATCATCATAACACCCGAACGGAACGGCTATTCCGGCCCTCGAAACAGCGTTAACGCCGCGTATTAGGACTGTACCGCGAAGGAGGGCTGGTGTACCTCCAGACCACAACGAGAGCTCGACGGGACGTTAGCAAATGGCGCAGAATTCAGGTCTGATGCAGGGTAAGCGCGGGGTGATCCTCGGCGTTGCCAACAACCGCTCGATCGCCTGGGGCATCGCCAAGGCATGCCACGCGGCCGGCGCCGAGCTCGCCTTCACCTACCAGGGCGACGCGCTGAAGAAGCGCGTCGAGCCGCTCGCCGCCGAGATCGGCGGGCTCGTGCTCGGCCATTGCGACGTCACGGATGCCGCGACCATCGATGCCGCGTTCGCGGTGCTGAAGGAGAAGTGGGGCAAGATCGACTTCCTGGTGCATGCGATCGCCTATGGCGAGCAGCTCGACGGCCGCTACGTCGACACCACGCAGGAGAATTTTTCGAAGTCGATGCTGATCTCCTGCTACTCGTTCACGGCGGTGGCGCAGCGCGCCGAGAAGCTGATGACCGACGGCGGTTCGCTCATCACGCTCAGCTATTACGGCGCCGAGAAGTGGATGCCGCATTACAACGTGATGGGCGTTGCGAAGGCGGCGCTGGAGGCCAGCGTGCGCTACCTCGCCGCCGACCTCGGCGAGAAGGACATCCGCGTCAACGCGATCTCGGCGGGACCGATCAAGACGCTCGCGGCGTCCGGCATCGGCGACTTCCGCTATATCCTGAAGTGGAACGAGCACAACGCACCGATGCGGCGCAACGTCACGACCGAAGACGTCGGCGGTAGCGCGCTGTATTTCCTCTCCGACCTGTCGCGCGGCGTGACCGGCGAAGTCCATCACGTCGATTCCGGCTACCACGTGCTGGGCATGAAGCGGCCCGACGCGCCGGACATTTCGTTCGGCGGGAAGGACTAGCCCTTAGCTCTGGAATGCCCGTGCCCACGATCTATTATCTTCGCCACGGCGAGACCGAGTGGAATGCGCTCGGGAGGCTTCAGGGCACCAAGGACGTTCCGCTGAACGCGCGCGGACGCGGTCAGGCCGTGCAGGCCGGCGGCGTGCTTGCTGATCTCTTCAAGCGCGACGGCAAGGACAAGGCGGCGTTACCGTACGTGTCGAGCCCGCTCGGGCGTGCACGCCAGACCATGGAGCTCGCGCGCGGCAAGCTCGAACTGCCGGTGGCGGACTATGGCCTCGACGATCGCCTGCGCGAGATCGGCTACGGCTCCTGGGAGGGGCTGACGCTGGCCGAAAGCGAGGCGGCCGATCCCGAAATCTACGCCCGGCGCCTCGCCGACAAATGGACGGTAGGCCCCGCGGGCGGGGAGACCTACGCCGACGTGCAGGTCCGCGTGCGCGCCTGGTACGACCAGCTCCGGACCGACACCGTCGCGGTCGCCCATGGTGGGACCTGCCGGGCCTTGATGGTCTCGCTCGGCCTGGAGACGCCGGCCAGCGCCGCCGAGCTCTATATCGAGCAGGGCGCCGTCTATGTGTTCCGCTGCGGCCGGCTGGAGAAGTACAGTTAAGCCAATTCGCCGTTATCCCGGGGGTTGAACGCCGTGTGCCCGGGCGCTACCACAAGTCAGAACTGACTTACGAGCCAGCGAGCAGCGATGTCCTTCAACACCTTCGGCCATATGTTCCGCGTCACCACCTTCGGCGAGAGCCATGGGGTGGCGATCGGCTGCGTGGTCGACGGCTGTCCGCCCATGATCCCGCTCACCGAGGCCGACATCCAGCAGGATCTCGATCGCCGCCGGCCCGGCCAGTCGCGCTTCACGACCCAGCGCCAGGAGCCGGACCAGGTCAAGATCCTGTCCGGTGTGATGGCGCATCCGGAGACCGGCGTGCAGGTGACGACGGGCACGCCGATCGGGCTCCTGATCGAGAACACCGACCAGCGCTCGAAGGACTATTCCGAGATCAAGGACAAGTTTCGGCCGGGCCATGCCGACTTCACCTATGAGGCCAAATACGGCCTGCGCGACTATCGCGGCGGCGGGCGTTCGTCGGCGCGCGAGACCGCGATGCGCGTCGCCGCCGGCGCGATCGCGCGAAAAGTGCTGCCCGACGTGAAGGTGCGCGGCGCGCTGGTGCAGATCGGCCCGCACAAGATCGACCGCGACAAATGGGACTGGGACGAGATTGCGAGAAATCCGTTCTTCTGTCCCGACAAGGACAAGGCGGCGTTTTTCGAGACCTATCTCGACGGCATCCGCAAGAGCGGCTCCTCGATCGGCGCGGTGATCGAGGTCGTCGCCGAAGGCGTGCCGGCGGGCCTGGGCGCGCCGATCTACGCCAAGCTCGACTCCGAGCTGGCAGGTGCGATGATGACCATCAACGCAGTGAAGGGCGTCGAGATCGGCGCCGG includes the following:
- a CDS encoding L,D-transpeptidase, producing MSSLKVKLGILAAGLMLSGCMQATHFEATDTKAFKPKDKELLAKVRYENTPVAEPFRRAIVDYHRKESPGSIVVDSDNHYLYYVQDGGKAIRYGITVGEEAMAWSGIAKVGSKTEWPAWHPTPGEISRLGVPTYVAPGPDNPMGSRAIYLYSGGKDTLFRIHGTNQPEYIGASISSGCIRLTNEDAIDLYDRVKVGTIVVVLEPKHGDSPYNSRLALGGGQMGQAGSY
- a CDS encoding magnesium transporter CorA family protein produces the protein MFSVFVPSDSTLKKAVVEDLAAVPEHAVWIDLVNPTAAEDKAVERLSGIAIPTREDMQEIEISSRLYIENGARYMTATLMCHSDTDMPRTTAVTFILGDHRLVTVRYDQPKPFALVEAKLARSCTPAITGEMVLMELLDAVIDRCADILERCGAEIDQVSHDIFEPESERHGHAKQYSQILISIGRKGDLTSKVRESLVSIGRVVTFLSAVVEGVKWSKDMREQLKTMQRDVSSLTDHASYLSSKITFVLDAMLGVVNLEQNNIIKLFSVMAVVLMPPTLIASIYGMNFKSMPELEWVHGYPMAIVMMLFAAIVPYWIFKWKKWL
- a CDS encoding class I SAM-dependent methyltransferase, which produces MGRFASTASLYEHLRPPYPSEFFRSVAQKLGLSAHHTLIDLGTGPGLLALGFAGYVGRVVGVDPEPAMLDAARAAAASAGQALTLIEGKAETLAPDIGTFDVVTIGRALHWMDREATLALLDRLVAHGGAILVCASFSATDGRNPWLDGYNEIRRRWSPAKLWEEAGKGTRTHRDLPAFFRGSPFQPTELATVETSHMVSVQDLAQRTLTYSSSSPDALGDNVEAMLRDVEGHLASFSRNSAIAETIVSTAQIVKR
- a CDS encoding SDR family NAD(P)-dependent oxidoreductase — its product is MPHSSNAPRRTLLLTGASRGIGHATVIRFSSAGWRVITCSRHPFPEDCPWDAGPEDHIQVDLGNPEDTARAISEIRNRLEGGMLHALVNNAAISPKGAGGSRLGSVDTDLDTWTHVFHVNFFAPIMIARGLIEELKTAKGSVVNVTSIAGSRVHPFAGAAYATSKAALAALTREMASDFGRVGVRVNAIAPGEIDTSILSPGTEKIVDQQIPMHRLGTPDEVAKIIYVLCTDTSSYVNGAEIHINGGQHV
- the pdxH gene encoding pyridoxamine 5'-phosphate oxidase, coding for MTDTTSMKHQTPLTSGDFTAADEPFALFEAWLNEAIKSEPNDPNAMALATVDADGLPDVRMVLMKGFDTEGFVFYSHIASQKGRELAANPKAALLFHWKSLRRQVRIRGNVTPVTDAEADAYFATRPKQAQIGAWASKQSQELESRFAFEQAIAKVAARHVIGEVPRPPGWSGWRITPSRIEFWHDRPFRLHDRIEFRRDAAGQPWSKTRMYP
- a CDS encoding RT0821/Lpp0805 family surface protein; its protein translation is MTMILIGLGSGGCSFSRNDTRAYAKADDSDLTGSIARPAKDAPPTDTDLAFARNAASDVLSKGDKDSSQHWENPETGARGSVTPIAQSYAAEDGRKCRDFLASYVNGSTESWLQGAGCQSSRGRWEIHTLKPWRS
- a CDS encoding DnaJ C-terminal domain-containing protein; this translates as MRDPYEVLGVPRSANAAAIKSAYRKLAKKHHPDSNKDDPKAAERFSEINSANEIIGDEDKRKQFDRGEIGADGKPRFQGFPGGGGPRGRAGPGGFESYSFRSGGAGPGQGGGAFEDILNSMFGGGVRGARPGAGGGAQFEFDTGGIGLDLDVNVAMSVSLEESVKGGDKRVRLPNGKELNVKVPPGVTEGQQIRLRGQGESAQGHPPGDLLITISIAPHPFFKIEGADLRIDLPVTLYEAVLGGKVRVPTLGNAVELSVPKNTSSGRTFRLKGKGLPKAGGTGDLFVTIRIMLPDGNDAELEALMEKWRDQHPYNPRSGLG
- a CDS encoding anti-sigma factor, whose protein sequence is MNDRKIAVTEDELHAYVDGELPAERRADVEAWLAAHPEDAERVQSWQTMAEMLHARYDSVAQEPVPARLELERLERRPRQWLYGAAAAVLVAFVAGGAAGWVAHGAASAPSTFQSFTADALDAHRLYVVEVRHPVEVAGNERDHLQAWLTRRCGWTVFAPNLEASGLKLVGGRLLPGPNGPASFLMYEGASGERYTIYTAKTENGATQMRYAKTDKDGALFWAERGVGYVVSGAGDRDRLTKVAQAVYDQAEKNGS
- a CDS encoding RNA polymerase sigma factor; its protein translation is MSAFRQSVEAMIPALRRYARALTRDADAADDLVQDTLVRALRSERLFLGGDVRSWLYTILTNLNKNRRRSLARRPQFTQLTENNPDASGTEAEGRDIAKALATLVEEQRSVLLLVMLEGMSYREVADIQGVPIGTVMSRLARARAHVKASLEGERPALKRVK
- the fabI gene encoding enoyl-ACP reductase FabI, with protein sequence MAQNSGLMQGKRGVILGVANNRSIAWGIAKACHAAGAELAFTYQGDALKKRVEPLAAEIGGLVLGHCDVTDAATIDAAFAVLKEKWGKIDFLVHAIAYGEQLDGRYVDTTQENFSKSMLISCYSFTAVAQRAEKLMTDGGSLITLSYYGAEKWMPHYNVMGVAKAALEASVRYLAADLGEKDIRVNAISAGPIKTLAASGIGDFRYILKWNEHNAPMRRNVTTEDVGGSALYFLSDLSRGVTGEVHHVDSGYHVLGMKRPDAPDISFGGKD
- a CDS encoding histidine phosphatase family protein, with the translated sequence MPVPTIYYLRHGETEWNALGRLQGTKDVPLNARGRGQAVQAGGVLADLFKRDGKDKAALPYVSSPLGRARQTMELARGKLELPVADYGLDDRLREIGYGSWEGLTLAESEAADPEIYARRLADKWTVGPAGGETYADVQVRVRAWYDQLRTDTVAVAHGGTCRALMVSLGLETPASAAELYIEQGAVYVFRCGRLEKYS
- the aroC gene encoding chorismate synthase, which encodes MSFNTFGHMFRVTTFGESHGVAIGCVVDGCPPMIPLTEADIQQDLDRRRPGQSRFTTQRQEPDQVKILSGVMAHPETGVQVTTGTPIGLLIENTDQRSKDYSEIKDKFRPGHADFTYEAKYGLRDYRGGGRSSARETAMRVAAGAIARKVLPDVKVRGALVQIGPHKIDRDKWDWDEIARNPFFCPDKDKAAFFETYLDGIRKSGSSIGAVIEVVAEGVPAGLGAPIYAKLDSELAGAMMTINAVKGVEIGAGFGAAELTGEENADEMRTGNDGTRFLSNHAGGVLGGISTGQPVVVRFAVKPTSSILQPRLTVDRKGADTEIFTKGRHDPCVGIRAVPVGEAMMACVLADHFIRDRGQVGR